The DNA window GTGGACACGAGAAGTGCACGCGAGGGCACATCGCCAAGTGCGCGCACGGAATGCGCGCTCGATGAAGGAAAATGGAGCGAATCGCCTGACCCGAGGCATAATTTTTCGTCTCCGATGGTGACTTCCACGGACCCGTCCACTATGTAGAGCCATTCTTCACCCGAGTGTTGGGCGACTGGGGCACTCGACGATGGCTGGATAGTCAACAGGACGGCATCCAGACCTGGGTAATTACCCGACAAAGTGGTCATTGCACCGTTTGCGGACTCTCGAGGTTCATGCTCTCCCGCGCGCACAAGGTGGAACGAGCGGGTCGACTCTTCTGCGACAAGCTCACTGAGCGTCACCTCGAATACCCGCGCGAGTTCGATGAGCGTGCCTACCGAGGATTGTCTCCCACCCGACTCGATCCGGGACAGCTGCGTAGTGGACAGGCCGACCCGTTGTCCGACGACTGCGAGGGTCCAACCTCGCTCCTTGCGAAGACTCGCAATTCTGCGTCCGATCCAGTTGTCGTCAGTGGGTTGGGCGGCCATGGGCTCATCCTACCTCCGCGTGCGCCATTAACTTGCCTGAAAGGTCATTATGTTGCCCTACGGGTTGATTTGCTGTCGCATCCCTGCAATGGTCGTCGGGAACAGGCTCTTCGGTTTGCTCACGAACGACCTGGCCGCCACGAGCGGTTTTCGGCAGAGTTCGACCTATGGAGGGGAGTGGAAATGACCGAAGTGGAGGCACGGCAGACGCTCGGTGACACACCGAAGGTCTCGGTGCGAACTGCCGGGTCAGCGGTGGGTGTGACTACCGCGGTGGCGGCAATTGTTCTGTTGGGCCTCAATCTTCGACTGGTGTTCGGAAGTGCATCAGCGATGCTCACCGAGATCAGGCAGGCCTACGATCTCGGTGCAGGCGCAGCCGCCTTTTTGACCACCGGGCCGGTCCTGTGCCTGGGAGTGTTCGCCATCGCCGCCACTCGCGCCGTGCGTCGATTTGCCGTTCCCGTCGTGCTGACCGCATGCCTGGTTCTGGTGCTGGTGGGCACCGGGTTACGTGGCACTCCGTGGTGGCCAGCTCTCGTGAGCGGAACCTTGCTGGCCGGAATTGGCATCGCAATCGCGAATGTCCTCGGTCCGATATTGATCCGCGTGCTCTTTCCGCACCGGATCGGGTTGATGACGGGGGTGTTCACCGCACTGGTCAGTGCGAGCGCAGGAATAGCCTCGGGAGTGACGATCCCGCTCGATCAATACCTGTTCCACAACTGGCGAATGACCCTCGTGGCGTGGGGCTTACCTGCTGCGCTAGCCCTGGTGGTCATGGCGCGTCTCGCACGGCGTCATCATCACATCGACCGCGCGAGAACCTCTGCGGTCCGAACGGCTGCGCCGCGATGGCAATCGGCTGTGCTGCGATCACGCGTTGCGTGGGCGGTCACCGGTTTCATGGGACTGCAGTCGCTGCTCGCTTATTCGATGATTGCGTGGCTGCCCACGATATATCGGGACCGCGGCTTAAGCGCCGAGAACGCAGGTTTACTGCTGACTGCGTTGTCGGTATCGAGTATCGCAACGGCGCTCACAATCCCCGTCGTGGCCGCTCGTGTTCGCCGACAGAGCCTGCTCGCGGTCGGTGTCGTCGCACTGTCCGTCGCTGAATTGGTGGGCGTTCTCGTCGGGCACCTCGAGCTAGCGGTGGTGTGGTCGATACTGCTCGGACTTGGCCAGGGAGGCCAACTTTCGCTCGCGCTGACATTGATCAATCTTCGATCTGCGGACACGTCGACTGCCACGAGCCTGTCGACCATGGCTCAATCGATCGGCTACCTAGAGCGTGTCTCCCAAATTTGAGAGGTGCTGTCAGCGATGATATTTCGATGACGCGCGTGGGAGTGATCAGTGACGAGTTCTGGGAGATCGTCGAGCCAGTGATACCCACCGACGTGGGAAAACGTGGGCGGCGGTTCGCCGAGCACCGGCGAATTCTGGAGGGCATCGCATACCGATTCCGTACCGGGTGTCCGTGGCGAGATCTGCCGGAGGACTTCGGTCCGTGGCAGACGGTGTGGAAACGCCACCACCGATGGTCCTTCGATGGCACCTACGACGAGATGCTTGCCGCGGTGGCCGAGGTGTTCGGTCTCGACCCGGAAGAACTCGACGGCGATATCGGGGCGGTGCTCTCGATCGACTCGACCAGCGTCCGGGCGCATCAGCATGCGGCCGGTGCGCGAGCCGACACTCTCACAGGGGGCCTTGTCGAATTACAAGAAATCCGTCGACGAACCCGCTGACCACGCGTTGGGTCGATCTCGCGGAGGATTCACCACGAAGATCCATGCACTGACCGACCTGACGTGCTCGCCGGTGACGATGCTGCTGACCGGTGGGCAAGCCGGGGACAATCCACAGTTGGTGCCGTTGCTCGATGCCCACCGAGCTGCCGGTGGGGACCAGGACTACCGATTGCTCGCCGACAAGGCGTACACCCATCCCAGTACCCGCACCGAACTGCGTCGCCGCAAGATCAAACACACCATTCCCGAGCGCAGCGACCAGAAGCAGCGACGGGCCGACAAGGGGTCCGCCGGTGGTCGTCCACCGGGTTTCGATCCGACGATGTACAAGCACCGCAACACCGTCGAGCCCTCTCTGCCAGGATCAAGTGAGACACTTACAGCAAACGAAGTGCACACCCTGAGGGCATGACTGGAGCATCACCGATGAGCAGCCCGAAGCCCGTACCGCCGGACAAGTCGATCGACCCCGCACCGAAAGCAACCCGCCGTACTTTCACCACCGAGTACCGCAACAAGATCATCGACGAATACCGCGCAGCCCCGTTCGGCGAGAAATCGGCGGTTCTACGCCGCGAAGGCCTCTACCAGTCGCAGCTGCGTGAATGGTCCGCTACCCGAGACAACACCACGCCTGCAGACACGACTGAGCGACGTAAAGACAAGAGTCGCAATACTATCGACGCAGCCGACCGCAAAGAATTCGACCGACTCAGCAGACGTAACGCGCACCTCGAGAAGCAGCTGACGCAGACGGAGGCCGCGCTGGAGATCATGGGAAAACTGCATGTGCTCTTGGAGTCGATCTCCGAGAGCACGGGCACACCGATGCCGCCGACCACGCCCTTGACACCACCTTCGACGAACTCCGTGCCGCCTCGGTCCCGACGAGAACGGCGTGCACGCTGATCGGTCGCTCCCGCGCCACCCACTACCGCCGCCGGCAACCACCTGTTCTGGGCCCCAAGCAACGCCGCAGCGTCCCCGACAACGGGCAGGCACTCACGGCCGCTGAACGCGCACAGGTGTTGGCGGTGATCAACTCCGACAGCAATGCTGACCTCGCGATCTGTCAGATATACGCCCGCGAACTCGACGAAGGAAACTACTGGTGCTCAACCTCGACGATGTACCGCATCGCCTCCGCTGCCGGGCAGAACCGTGAACGACGACGCCTGGCCACACACCCGCCGAAGGTCAAACCCGAACTCCTCGCAAACGGACCCTCGCAGGTCTGGTCCTGGGACATCACCAAGCTACGAGGACCATCCAAGGGCGTCTGGTTCCACTTGTACGTCCTGATCGACATCTACTCCCGCTACACCCCGTCCTGGATCGTCTCATCCCACGAAAGCGCTGATCTAGCTGAAGAATTCATCGCCGAAGCTATCGAACGCAACGGCGCGACACCACACACCGTCCATGCCGATCGCGGAGCGTCGATGACCTCGGGTCTCGTGTCGGAACTACTGACGTTTCTCGGAGTCGTCCGATCCCATTCACGACCCAGAGTGTCCAACGACAATCCGTTCTCCGAAGCCCAGTTC is part of the Rhodococcus sovatensis genome and encodes:
- a CDS encoding DDE-type integrase/transposase/recombinase, which encodes MINSDSNADLAICQIYARELDEGNYWCSTSTMYRIASAAGQNRERRRLATHPPKVKPELLANGPSQVWSWDITKLRGPSKGVWFHLYVLIDIYSRYTPSWIVSSHESADLAEEFIAEAIERNGATPHTVHADRGASMTSGLVSELLTFLGVVRSHSRPRVSNDNPFSEAQFKTLKYLHDFPKSFATLDDARTFLEGFFNEYNHIHHHSGIGWHTPASVHFGTAEAIDEARQITLTAAFAANPARFSTRPTPPKIPHVVYINEPALEIQIN
- a CDS encoding MFS transporter, yielding MTEVEARQTLGDTPKVSVRTAGSAVGVTTAVAAIVLLGLNLRLVFGSASAMLTEIRQAYDLGAGAAAFLTTGPVLCLGVFAIAATRAVRRFAVPVVLTACLVLVLVGTGLRGTPWWPALVSGTLLAGIGIAIANVLGPILIRVLFPHRIGLMTGVFTALVSASAGIASGVTIPLDQYLFHNWRMTLVAWGLPAALALVVMARLARRHHHIDRARTSAVRTAAPRWQSAVLRSRVAWAVTGFMGLQSLLAYSMIAWLPTIYRDRGLSAENAGLLLTALSVSSIATALTIPVVAARVRRQSLLAVGVVALSVAELVGVLVGHLELAVVWSILLGLGQGGQLSLALTLINLRSADTSTATSLSTMAQSIGYLERVSQI
- a CDS encoding XRE family transcriptional regulator — its product is MAAQPTDDNWIGRRIASLRKERGWTLAVVGQRVGLSTTQLSRIESGGRQSSVGTLIELARVFEVTLSELVAEESTRSFHLVRAGEHEPRESANGAMTTLSGNYPGLDAVLLTIQPSSSAPVAQHSGEEWLYIVDGSVEVTIGDEKLCLGSGDSLHFPSSSAHSVRALGDVPSRALLVSTTTKPQR